Proteins from a single region of Alloscardovia omnicolens:
- a CDS encoding glycoside hydrolase family 32 protein yields MNNFIPQEPVVHSITDHDEKLAQAEKSVAQLASTRNNRWYPHFHIASNGGWINDPNGLCFYKNRWHVYYQLHPYGTQWVPMHWGHVSSADMVNWKREPIALAPSLEEEKDGVFSGSAVIGDDGNIRFYYTGHRWANGVDNTGGDWQVQMLAEPTDDSLNTLTKRGMIIDCPTDKVDHHYRDPKVWKTGDKWYMTFGVSSADKRGQMWLFNSDDMVHWTYERVLFEHPDKNVFMLECPDFFPLRDGEGNEKWVIGFSAMGAKADGYMNRNTNNAGYMIGTWQPGEAFKPETEFRLWDWGHNFYAPQSFNDGSRQLMYGWMSPFVEPIPMQSDGWCGNLTLPREITLGADGDIYTAPAEEMKDLRSSTRDLGSVQVAQNSSECLADHAEAVEIELSLDLTATTAERTGLRVHATQDGTYTYIAYDQQAQRVIIDRQAAYAGDRGYRAAPLSAAELASGRLDLRIFVDRGCVEVYINGGKQAMSSYSYAGEGDRALQLLSESGSTTYSSIRIHELKSLGLE; encoded by the coding sequence ATGAACAATTTTATCCCTCAAGAACCAGTTGTGCACTCTATTACAGATCACGATGAAAAGTTAGCACAAGCTGAAAAAAGTGTTGCCCAGTTAGCATCTACACGTAATAACCGTTGGTATCCACATTTTCATATTGCTTCTAACGGCGGATGGATTAATGATCCTAATGGCTTGTGTTTCTACAAGAATCGTTGGCATGTGTATTACCAGCTCCACCCATACGGCACACAGTGGGTGCCTATGCATTGGGGCCATGTCTCTTCTGCTGATATGGTCAATTGGAAGCGTGAGCCGATTGCTCTTGCGCCGAGCTTAGAGGAAGAAAAGGACGGCGTTTTCTCTGGTTCTGCAGTTATTGGCGATGACGGTAATATTCGCTTCTACTACACAGGACACCGTTGGGCTAACGGAGTAGATAATACTGGCGGCGACTGGCAGGTGCAGATGCTTGCTGAACCAACTGATGACAGCCTCAACACTTTAACTAAGCGCGGCATGATTATTGACTGCCCAACAGATAAAGTGGATCACCACTATCGCGATCCAAAGGTCTGGAAAACTGGCGACAAATGGTACATGACTTTCGGCGTATCTTCTGCTGACAAGCGTGGGCAAATGTGGCTTTTTAATTCCGATGACATGGTGCATTGGACGTATGAACGCGTTCTCTTTGAACATCCAGATAAGAACGTCTTTATGCTTGAATGCCCTGACTTCTTCCCTCTTCGCGATGGAGAAGGCAATGAGAAATGGGTTATTGGCTTCTCTGCCATGGGCGCCAAAGCTGATGGCTACATGAATCGCAATACCAATAACGCTGGTTATATGATTGGCACATGGCAGCCAGGCGAAGCTTTCAAGCCAGAAACCGAATTCCGCTTATGGGATTGGGGTCATAATTTCTACGCTCCACAATCCTTTAATGACGGTTCCCGTCAGCTGATGTACGGATGGATGAGCCCATTTGTTGAGCCAATTCCTATGCAAAGTGACGGCTGGTGCGGTAATCTTACTCTTCCTCGTGAAATTACTTTGGGCGCTGATGGAGATATTTATACAGCTCCTGCAGAAGAGATGAAAGATTTGCGCTCCTCTACTCGCGATTTAGGTTCGGTACAGGTGGCTCAGAATTCTTCTGAATGCCTTGCAGATCATGCTGAAGCGGTAGAAATTGAACTCAGTCTTGATTTGACTGCCACAACAGCAGAGCGTACTGGACTGCGTGTTCATGCAACTCAGGATGGTACATATACTTATATTGCTTATGATCAGCAAGCACAGCGTGTGATTATTGATCGTCAAGCAGCCTATGCTGGAGATCGAGGCTACCGTGCTGCTCCACTGAGCGCAGCCGAACTTGCTAGCGGACGCCTTGATCTGCGCATCTTTGTGGATCGCGGTTGTGTGGAAGTCTACATCAATGGCGGTAAGCAAGCCATGAGCTCGTACAGTTATGCCGGTGAAGGCGATCGTGCTCTTCAGCTGCTCAGCGAATCTGGTTCCACAACGTATTCTTCAATTCGTATTCACGAGTTGAAATCTCTTGGCTTAGAGTAA